CACTAACATTAAGCGTTCCATAGTATAATCTGCAGATTTAAAAATACCAGAGCTTAAAAAAAGCCCCTCAATATAATTTCGACGGTAGAAATTCATCGTCAATTCGACAACTTCCTTGACCGAAAATGCTGCTCGCTGTACATCATTGCTACGCCGACTCACACAAAAGGAGCAATCGTAAATGCAAAAGTTAGTCATTAAGATTTTTAGAAGGGAAACACAGCGCCCATCTTCGGTATACGTATGGCAGATGCCACTTGCTGATGAATCACCGATACCACCATTATTTTTTCGCTTACTTCCACTTGAGCTGCAGCTCACATCATATTTAGCAGCATCTGCTAGTATCTGCAGTTTATCATCAAATCCAAACATAATCAATCCATCCTTTTTACAACTGTAAAAATACTAATATTATTAGTAAAACGAGCGCGTAGAATTACGTGTTTTAATTTAGAAAATATCCTACCCTTTTATTTAAGATATACTGTCTGAATTTGGTTAAATAGAAAACGATTTATGGGGGCACGTTGTTCTTTATTAAAAATAATATTATGGCAGAGAATAATTTAAGCGATAAAGACGCTTTAGCAAAGCTAAAAGAAATCGTTGATAAGATTGACGTAGGTACAGTATGCTCTTTTCCACAAGATTCGGACTACCCACATGGTGTCCCGATGAGTAGACAAGAAGTTGATGAAGAAGGTAACATTTGGTACATCTGCTCAGCAGAAAGTGAAACATTTACAAATCTTTCACAAGATTCAAGAGTGTCTTTGTTTTATGCGGATCCTGGAAATTATACCTTTCTCAGTATAAATGGCGATGCGAGTCTTTCCCGGGATCAAGAAAGGATAGATCGTTATTGGAATAAGATGATGGAGGGATGGTTTGAAAAAGGAAAAGAGGATCCAAATATTCAGTTGTTAAAAGTTACTCCCCAAGAAGCTCATTACTGGGATTCAAACTCGAATATGATTGTCAACCTGTTCAAAATGCTTAAAGCGAAAGTAACAGGCGAGTCAGAAGATATAGGTAAAGAGGGAGATCTTAATTTATAGTGTGCTTCATATCAAATGTATAAAAAGGCTCCTCAGTATTGAATATTGAGGAGCCTTTTCTGTGACATGAGCAACATCCCGACAGGTTACGCATTTCCTTTAATAACACGAAGGAGAACTGCTATGATAGCGATTACCAATAGTATATGGATTAGTCCCCCGCCAACAAAGCCGCCGAAAAAGCTGATCGCCCATATGAGCACCAAAATAACTGCAATAGTATATAATAAATTTCCCATAGTAATAAATATATATGTTTATTGAATAACAATATTTATCGAATGATGGTTTACTCTATTTGATCTTTTTTAATCGTTAACCAAATCCTACTACTGGTTATTCTTCTGTGTTTTTTTCCATTTACGGATTTTCCGGTTGCATTTTGATATGGCGAAGCGGTATTAAATTCTGTTATGTGGGTTAAGGTCGATTTGCCATACCATGTAAGGCATAGAGTTTATTGATCGGCAAGGCGTATGATCTAGCCTGAGTTATTGTTTAATGCAATAGCTGTTTTTGAACTTATTATTGAAATGAA
The genomic region above belongs to Sphingobacterium zeae and contains:
- a CDS encoding pyridoxamine 5'-phosphate oxidase family protein gives rise to the protein MAENNLSDKDALAKLKEIVDKIDVGTVCSFPQDSDYPHGVPMSRQEVDEEGNIWYICSAESETFTNLSQDSRVSLFYADPGNYTFLSINGDASLSRDQERIDRYWNKMMEGWFEKGKEDPNIQLLKVTPQEAHYWDSNSNMIVNLFKMLKAKVTGESEDIGKEGDLNL
- a CDS encoding lmo0937 family membrane protein, translating into MGNLLYTIAVILVLIWAISFFGGFVGGGLIHILLVIAIIAVLLRVIKGNA